From the genome of Opitutus sp. ER46:
AGCGAACGCACGAATGCAACGACGTGGATGACGCCGTCCGTGCTCGCCCATGATCAGTTTCATCTGGGCGTAGCCCTGTTCCAGGCCGGTGTCTATCCGGCCGCATTCCAACACTTCAACACCGCCGTGTACCTCCAGCCCGACTTCGTCGAAGCTTGGACCAATGCCGGGGCGGCGCTTTTCCGCGCCGGTAACCCGCAGGATGCGATGCTGTGCTTCGAAGCCGCGCTACAGCGCGACCCCAAGTCGGTCGACGCCCACATGAATCTTGCGCTCGTGATGGCCGAGCTCGGCCGGTCGCAGGAAGCGGTCACGCACGCCGAGGAAGTGCTGGCGATCAATCCCGGCGACGCGCGTGCCCTCACACTGCTGCAAACGTTGCGGCCGACGAAGTAACCGGCCGCGGTCTCCGCGCCATCGCCCAATCGTCCCGCGCTTTCGCGTCCGCGAGAAGCGCTTCAGTTTAGCCCGGCCGTGTTGACCGGCATCGTGCTCGTCGCCACCCGGATCCCGCCGCGCGAAACGTCCGGCTTCGAATAGACCACGCCGACCAGCCGGCGGCGATAGGTCTCCGGCGTCACATACACCGAATCCATCCGCTTGTTGTGGTCGCCGCGCGCGTAGAAGACGTTGCCGTGCTTCTCGACCAGCCGGTGCACGAGCTGCGTCTTCCGCTTCGCATCATAGAAGGTCACCACGTCGCCCACCTTCAGCTCCGCGAAGGGCGTCGCCTCGAGCAGCAGCACGGAATTCTCGTCGAAATAGGGCCGCATGCTGCCCGTCGCCTGCACCCGCCCGAGCGACACATTGCGCCCGCTCATCTGCGAGATCGCACCCGCCAGCATCTGCGCTTCCTGCGATGAGAGATCCGACGTCGGGCTGAGATCCAGCGTGGCCGCCGTTTCGCGCCCTGCCACCGCCACCGGGATCGTCGCCACCTGCACCGGGGTCGTCGCCTGGGCCGTCGACGTCGCGACGAGCAGGAAAAGGGTGGTGAGGAGGGCGGTGAGAGTGGGCTTCGGCATGGCGCCCTCGTTAGCGGCGCCCCCAGGACCTTCTGTAGTGGAAAAATCTCGTAACTCGTTGATTACTAATACACCCCAGATTTCAATCCCGGGGATCCACCCAGGCATTTCCGCCCCAACTCCCGACCGCGTCTAGGGTGTCGCCTAGGGTTCTCCCGGGTCGTCAAACGATGTGCAGAAAGCCACCCTCGAAACCCACCCTACAAACGCAACCTGCCGGCATCCCGAGCGCCTCCGCGCTCCAGGGCACGCGGCTGCGGCCGGCGCTTTCCACGCCCCAAAGCCCTCCCCTGTTTTTTTCGCCGGCAAAAACCAGAATTCTCCGCTAACTCTCCGTCGCCCCACTTTGAACCCGAACATTCCGCCCGCTTCAGGGCCGGTGTCCGCTTCGCCCCGTTTCCGGCCCACCGCCCCCGCCTACGTCGCCCTCGGCGCCGTCCTCGCGCTCATCCTCCCCGTGCTCATCTACGGGCCCTGGGTACCACTCATCGATCTCGTCGCTTTCGTCGGGATGAACTCCTACCCGCCGCAGCTCTCGTACGGCCCGGTTCACACCTACAGTTTCCAGTTCACTTACGTCGGACACTATGCGCTATCGCGCCTCCTCACCGACCTCCATGTCGCCGCTCCGTACCAGATCGCAACGCTCTACCTGCTCCAGGCGGGCGCCTGCTTCCTGATCGTTTACCGCTCACTCGAACGGCTCGTGGAGAACCGCTGGTGGCGCAGCGTCGGCATCGCGCTTGGCACCCTCGCGTTCTGGGACGGCGTTTTCATCTGGGGCGGCCCGCTCGCGTTCTCGCTCGGAGCGTCCTGTGTCGGGCTCGCCACGTTCCTCGTCCTGCGCGAAGCCGCCGAGCCCGAACGGCGCTCCAGCCTCCCCATCGCGCTGCTCATCGGCTTCGGCCTCATCTGCCACCCCTTCGCCCTGCCGTTCGCGCTCATCCTGTGCGGTCTCCGCTTTCTGTTCGTGCAGCGTCACCGTCGGCAAACGCTCGCCTTTGCCGGCGCCGTCCTGCTCTTCGGCTTCGTCATCGTCCGCGACAGCCCCGCCTCCGAAGCCTCCGCCACTGCCAGCCTGAAGATCCTCTTCACCGTCGACCCGGCTCAGATGTGGCTGCGTGTGACGAACCTGTTCACGATGGACGCCCTGCTCGTCCGGACGCTCTTTGGCGCCACGCCCTGGACCAGCACCGTCTTCTTCTGGGTCATGGGCAGCCTGCACCTGATCGGCTTCGCCATCGCCCCCGTCCTGGCTTGGCGCTGCCGCAGCTCGCTTTGGCTCCGCATGCTCGCGGTACTCAACACCGTCGTGGGCCTCTGCTATCTTCTTTCCGTCGACTCCCCGGCGGCTCCGATTCCGGAGTGGCCGCAACGGATTCTCACGTTCCACGCTCCGTTCACGTTCCTCACTGCGTTTGCCGGGCTCATACACCTGCTCGGCCGCTGGCGGCCCGCGATCACCGCTCCCGACCGCCGGCTTCCCCGCGGCGCCTGGCTGGTCCCCGCGGTTCTGCTCTTGGCCGTAATGGCTGTCCAAATACCTGTGCTCCGCTTTGGCCCGATCCTGGCCGCCAACGTCGACCGCGCCCGGACCGAGTTCCTCCAAACCAATATCTCCAGCGCCTATGTCGTCGCCACCGGCATCGACCAAGTTCGCCCCTTCTACCTCCGCTGTGTCCCGTTCATGCTGTTCTCCGATCCCGAGATCGTCGGCCGCCACGTGCTCCTCGCGACCGAGTGGCACTTTCAGGACCGCCACCCGAGCCGCATCACTGAACTGGCCTTTAATCTGGGCCGGGATCGCTACCGCGCCGATTTTTCGGCCTCCGATGGATCGATCCACGTCCAGGTCTTCCAGCACCCGCCCCACCGGTTCCCGATCATCGAGAACACGAACCTGGAGCGTTGGGGCAACGCCCATACCCTCGCGAAGGGTCAGTTCAACCAGGGCGTCACCCTCCTCAATAGCGGCTTCGCCGCCGCCGCGCTGGAACACTTCAACACCGCCGTCTATCTCGCCCCGACCTTCGGCAACGCTTGGAACAATGGCGGGGCCATACTCTCCCAACTCGGCCGCAAAGCCGAAGCCGAGGCCTACTTCCGTGCGGCCGTCCAGGCCGCGCCCGACGAGATCGATTTTCGCCTCAACCTCGCCACCACCCTGCTTGAGAACGGCCGCCCGGCCGAGGCGACCGCCGAGCTCAACGAGGTGCTCCGCCGCGACCCGACTTCCGCCCGCGCTCGCGAGCTCCTCTCCCGCAGTTCTCGCTGACGCGAATACCCGCCGCGCGATCAGCGGCTCCTTCTTGCGCCTTCTGGCTTCTTTGCGGCCAAACCCAACCCGAACTCCGTGGTTACCCGCCTCTTCGTGGCCAATGGCTATAGGCAATAGGCTGTAGGCTATAGGCTTTATGCTGGCTCGCTCCGCGATAACCGAAGTAGGAGCTGCTGCCGGCTCCGCCGGCGCCGAAGACCATACCCACTTCAGTTTTCGCGGAGCGAAAACTGCAGAGAAAGAGTAAGAGTAGGAGTAAGAGAAAGATCGCCCGAGCCGGCTCCGCCGGCGCCAAGCCTGGCCCTCACTTACTTTGTTTTTTGCCGCCGGCAAAAAACAAAGTTCAGCTGCTCCCGCCCACCACCAGCTCCGGCGCGATCCGCACCGTCCGCACCTTCCCTGACGCCAGGATCTCCCCTGCCGTCTCCCCGATCTTTTCGTAATCGATCCGCAGCGTCGAAATCCGCCGCTCCGTCACCAGGTCCGTGCCCATCCCGGACAACAGCCCCACCCGCACCGGACACGCCAGCCCCGCCTGCTGCAG
Proteins encoded in this window:
- a CDS encoding tetratricopeptide repeat protein; the protein is MSASPRFRPTAPAYVALGAVLALILPVLIYGPWVPLIDLVAFVGMNSYPPQLSYGPVHTYSFQFTYVGHYALSRLLTDLHVAAPYQIATLYLLQAGACFLIVYRSLERLVENRWWRSVGIALGTLAFWDGVFIWGGPLAFSLGASCVGLATFLVLREAAEPERRSSLPIALLIGFGLICHPFALPFALILCGLRFLFVQRHRRQTLAFAGAVLLFGFVIVRDSPASEASATASLKILFTVDPAQMWLRVTNLFTMDALLVRTLFGATPWTSTVFFWVMGSLHLIGFAIAPVLAWRCRSSLWLRMLAVLNTVVGLCYLLSVDSPAAPIPEWPQRILTFHAPFTFLTAFAGLIHLLGRWRPAITAPDRRLPRGAWLVPAVLLLAVMAVQIPVLRFGPILAANVDRARTEFLQTNISSAYVVATGIDQVRPFYLRCVPFMLFSDPEIVGRHVLLATEWHFQDRHPSRITELAFNLGRDRYRADFSASDGSIHVQVFQHPPHRFPIIENTNLERWGNAHTLAKGQFNQGVTLLNSGFAAAALEHFNTAVYLAPTFGNAWNNGGAILSQLGRKAEAEAYFRAAVQAAPDEIDFRLNLATTLLENGRPAEATAELNEVLRRDPTSARARELLSRSSR